GAAGAATTAGTGAGACAGAAAAAAGACCCGGTTGCTTTTGAGCATGATTGCAGAGAAGGAATTTGTGGTACCTGCAATATGGTCATTAACGGTCAGCCACATGGGCCTATGAAAGCGACTACTGTTTGTCAGTTGCATATGAGAAGTTTTAAAAGTGGCGACACGATTATTGTCGAACCCTTCCGTGCCGGTGCATTTCCGGTCATAAAAGATCTTGTAGTAGATCGGTCATCTTTTGACAGAATCATTCAGGCCGGAGGCTATATTTCAGTAAATACCGGACAGGCTCCGGATGGAAATGCCATTCCTGTTGAAAAAGGTCTCGCAGGTAAATCCTTTGAAGCAGCAGCGTGTATCGGTTGCGGCGCATGTGTAGCAGCCTGTCCCAATGGCTCGGCAATGCTTTTTACTTCAGCTAAAGTGACACATCTTGGATTATTACCACAAGGACATGTCGAGAGTGAACGAAGAACCAAGTCTAT
The genomic region above belongs to Saprospiraceae bacterium and contains:
- a CDS encoding succinate dehydrogenase/fumarate reductase iron-sulfur subunit, yielding MKLTIKVWRQKNNKDKGKFESYTVLANEHMSFLEMMDVLNEELVRQKKDPVAFEHDCREGICGTCNMVINGQPHGPMKATTVCQLHMRSFKSGDTIIVEPFRAGAFPVIKDLVVDRSSFDRIIQAGGYISVNTGQAPDGNAIPVEKGLAGKSFEAAACIGCGACVAACPNGSAMLFTSAKVTHLGLLPQGHVESERRTKSMVAQMDKEGFGMCSNIGACEAECPKEIKLENIAFMNRSYFKAVFGGQAD